In one Oscillospiraceae bacterium genomic region, the following are encoded:
- a CDS encoding DNA-binding response regulator produces MLRIAICDDRPEDRACLGRFLRAYFAAHPYAYALTEYALGETLVDDYEDGSAAYDMIFLDIFMDGILGIEAARGVRRFAPEVPIVFLTTTPDYALESYDVRAYGYLVKPLDAGRAEALLERFLKQEYGGRAKTLLLREGGKGRRIAYREIESVESRRNVLLVRLDNGEEHRVYAKLDDVERELEGHGFLRCHQSFIVNMDRVRTAQDDFLMASGARIPIRQRGARAIREAYFEYLLAQAELTRI; encoded by the coding sequence ATGCTGCGCATTGCCATCTGCGACGACCGCCCGGAGGATCGGGCGTGCCTGGGCCGCTTCCTCCGGGCCTACTTTGCCGCCCACCCCTACGCATACGCCCTGACGGAATACGCCCTGGGCGAGACCCTGGTGGACGACTACGAGGACGGCTCGGCGGCCTACGATATGATCTTCCTGGACATCTTCATGGACGGCATACTGGGCATCGAGGCGGCCCGGGGGGTGCGGCGCTTCGCGCCGGAGGTGCCCATCGTCTTTCTCACCACCACGCCGGACTACGCCCTGGAGAGCTACGACGTGCGGGCTTACGGCTACCTGGTCAAGCCCCTGGACGCCGGCAGGGCGGAGGCGCTGCTGGAGCGCTTTTTGAAGCAGGAGTACGGCGGGCGGGCCAAGACGCTGCTGCTCCGGGAGGGCGGAAAGGGCCGCCGCATCGCCTACCGGGAGATCGAGTCCGTGGAGAGCCGCCGCAACGTGCTGCTGGTGCGGCTGGACAACGGCGAGGAGCACCGCGTGTACGCCAAGCTGGACGATGTGGAACGGGAGCTGGAGGGGCACGGCTTCCTGCGCTGCCACCAGAGCTTCATCGTCAATATGGACCGGGTGCGCACGGCCCAGGACGACTTCCTCATGGCCTCCGGGGCCCGGATCCCCATCCGCCAGCGGGGGGCCAGGGCCATCCGGGAGGCCTACTTCGAGTACCTGCTGGCCCAGGCCGAGCTGACGCGCATCTAA